Within the Arthrobacter sp. V1I7 genome, the region CTGCGGTCCAGGCGGTCGCTGTTCCGGCTGGGAAGGTCTCGCCGGCTGTCAGCGCGACCACCCGTTCTCCAATCAGCAGCCCGGTGGCGGGATCGATGATGATGTCCGTCCGGGTTTCTCTGTTCGGATGCTCGATACCGATCGCTGTGCCTACCTTGCCGTCAAGGTTCGCTTCCCTGTCGACGACGGTGACTCCGGGAATGAGCGCGGCCGCTTTGTACAATGCAGCGCGAAGGTCGGCCGGGACGACTCCGCTCCGCAGGGCAGCCGCGATGCTATCTAGGGTTTCGGCCTCCAGCCTGCCTTGCTTGCCTCGCTGTCGAATTGTCTCCAGCAGTGCTTGGGGGTCGCGGGGCAGATTCTTCACGCCTTCCTCTAAAGGCAAGCCGGCGAACAGCAGCCGGGGTTCTCCGTAGAAGTTCCCCCCCGGTGCCCGCAGCAGTTCTCCCGTCCTGAGGGGGTTGTCAGACTGGGACTGTTGGTATTTGGTCGCCTCCGCCTTGGCTTCCTCGCTGAAGAAGGTCGTTGGGATGCGTGCTTCGCGGTTCCAGATC harbors:
- a CDS encoding CU044_5270 family protein; its protein translation is MNDLQLLREMRSDIGSAPPATLARGRNKLMSKISSDYRPEAPTITHAPAKVTPIRFRRRVLIASAAAALLVGGIVVADVVRPSGPGVTAEAAEVLNNAAAATIQTSDPMLGPGQYLKIDTTAVYAAGVALGDPGAGGRSVEWLDKSLDHLYVPADHAAEWIWNREARIPTTFFSEEAKAEATKYQQSQSDNPLRTGELLRAPGGNFYGEPRLLFAGLPLEEGVKNLPRDPQALLETIRQRGKQGRLEAETLDSIAAALRSGVVPADLRAALYKAAALIPGVTVVDREANLDGKVGTAIGIEHPNRETRTDIIIDPATGLLIGERVVALTAGETFPAGTATAWTAVQTSVVNSAP